Proteins co-encoded in one Thermococcus sp. genomic window:
- a CDS encoding SDR family oxidoreductase — translation MTGATGGIGRLLVEGLVGRGYRIVGVARNGEKLRELQEKLPAFEYIIADLSKEDFPGTILEELERLGVERVDLLINNAGLAVRKPLLEHSREELENLFRVNTLAPVELTRMLLPVLPKGSTVVFIISGVAFINVPELPSYCAAKGALHYLAVNLERELEGRGINVVRVYPKQVKTGFFTRNGVPYPKGSIEPAAVAGAILEGIERGRREVFVPGYLKLLKYLPNWPVFTYRFRY, via the coding sequence ATAACAGGTGCAACTGGCGGCATCGGAAGGCTTCTTGTTGAGGGTCTCGTCGGGAGGGGCTACCGCATTGTTGGGGTGGCCAGAAACGGAGAAAAGCTCCGTGAACTTCAGGAAAAACTGCCTGCCTTTGAGTACATAATCGCTGACCTGAGCAAAGAGGACTTTCCAGGCACGATTTTGGAGGAGCTTGAGAGGCTGGGTGTGGAAAGGGTTGACCTCCTCATAAACAACGCCGGCCTCGCGGTGAGAAAGCCCCTTCTTGAGCACTCAAGGGAGGAGCTGGAGAACCTGTTCAGGGTAAACACCCTCGCGCCCGTGGAGCTCACGAGGATGCTCCTCCCAGTGCTCCCAAAGGGTTCGACCGTAGTGTTCATAATCAGCGGCGTCGCCTTTATCAACGTCCCCGAGCTCCCATCCTACTGCGCCGCCAAGGGCGCCCTTCACTACCTCGCGGTAAACCTCGAGCGGGAGCTTGAGGGGAGGGGGATCAACGTTGTGCGCGTTTATCCCAAGCAGGTCAAAACAGGTTTCTTCACCAGAAACGGGGTTCCATACCCAAAGGGCTCAATAGAACCCGCAGCGGTGGCCGGAGCAATTCTTGAAGGTATCGAGCGGGGCAGGCGCGAGGTCTTTGTTCCGGGTTACCTGAAACTCCTCAAGTACCTCCCGAACTGGCCGGTCTTTACGTACCGCTTTAGGTATTAG